GAATAAACTGTTTGAGATGCAGAATAGAATACAGAAAGTGCAACATCTTATAGGTGAATGAAAATCCCATGCCTGCTCCCAATCATAAACACGTAATTCTAGAGCCTGAGATTCTGGATCTTTAACAACTACATGGAATTCCTCATTCCATTCAGGGTTCAAGTTCTTGTGCTTCACAGTCGTCTTTTTGGCTGGAAGCTTATCTTCGGTCAGCTTGACTTTCACATAGGGGTCTGCTGCTCCCATCAGATCTTTCTTCTTCAGCTTCATTGCTCTCAGAACCTTTACACTGAGAATTCCTACAGGCCTCTTCATGGCTCTGCATTTTTCATTTAATGTGATAGGTCAAATATGAAGGCAGTCTAGcataaaaatttatcatgacTCTTGACAAATTTTATGTCATCATAGCTTACaaaagttttcaaattattgCAAAAACTCACTTTGCAGGATCTAAGATGGGGACTTCCAGGGTTTTAGGCCATAGATACATATTGGCAACCTGATCTTTAATAATCTCCTGCAGCAAAACACCATTTTATCACTACTAACATCATGAACCATAAAAATTTGAACAGATGATACGAAACACTGACAACTAATTGATTTTAACATTTCAGCGACCAAAGCTTTCAGATATTTTGACTTTGCTTTTTGCTACAATGATTTTCACAAAAGCCAGCTTGTGGAAGAGTTTCCATTTTCCGTCTAACAAGCAGAACAAGTTTACATTAAATagatgcaaaaaataaaacagcaaTGAAGCAGCCACAAAAGACCATCATAGTTGAGGTGAGGACAAATGTTGAACTAGATCAATGCATTCCCGCAAGGCAAGAGATGAACGAAATACACAATGCTCAAGCAGGTTCAACGTGAGTGCTGGTAATCTAGGATTCTCTACTTGAAGCAAATAGACACatgcaaaacccaaaaaaccagTGGCCGACTCAGTCCTAAAATGATTCTCTAAATTAGCAATGCTTTATACCATTCTCAACCAGTTCACTGCGAAAAGGAGATGTAAAAATAGAATGTCAAATACTGCACCTGGACGACCCTATAGAGGCCAGGTATCGACATTAAATCAGCCCCCAAGAGCTTGAGCCCAAAGTCAACATGTGGCTgcagaataattaaaaacaagaaaataataatataagaacCAGGCTTGTATGTACTCTCAAAGTGGTGAATATGGATCACAATGGATCAAGTAAGAggtttcatataaaaatcatcCCTCAAATTTCAGTAAACTATATGCCAACACCAGTATCAGTACAGGAATTTTGATGAGCCTCAAGATTATCACAAATCATCCCTCAAAACTGTATTTGCATTAATGAGTTAGTGCCCCTAATCAGGCAGAAATGTAAAGGCACCTTAAAAGGACTGTAAAGCCCAAATAATTGGTGTGGAATGGGAGTTCAAGTGTGAGAATTCACAGAGTTGAGTATTCTACAAAACTAAGGTGCTGAGTAATTTGAGCCAGCCCGAAGCTTTTGGATTCTAATAAACAAGGATAAATCGGGACCTAGTAAGTAACAGAGGTCCTATGTTATTGGGGAAACTTAAAAAGAGCAAGTTAagtatcaataaaaattataagccACCATCTAACAAGGACAGTTTAAATATCCAATTATCCATGAGTTTGAACAAGGAGGGAAAAATAAACACCAACCTTCTCCATGAGCGACACGTAGATGTTGGCAAAACAAGGAAAGCTAGGGACCAAAGGCTTCAAAGTTATGCGTGGTGAAGCAAACACTTGCAAATCAACCACCTGCCATTATTGAAAGAACGATAAAACAGAATTTCTTAAATCTAAGTCAGCTACAAAACAATTTCCTTCTAAAACAGGAGAATCCAATTACCTGAGCAGTTGCTTTCAACCCAAATGCTTTAACAGCAACAGTGACATTAGGATTTCCAGCCCATTTTATGCATGGTTCCATAATCAACTCCTTCTCATCAGTGACATAAACTTTCATTCCTGGTGAGAAAAATAGTTAACAAGATCATAATATAAAAGTTCAATAGGAAAAAACACAGAGTCCATACAACCTTAGATAACTATTATACAGGATTGGACATTACTGTCAAAATGCCTACACCTCAAAGAGAGGAACCCCTCTCCCTAATGTAAAGTcatttttcaaaacacattttATTTTCCCTTCACATGATTTTAAAGATTCATCACAAACAGCGTCATAACATAACTTTTATTATAATGTAAAGTGCGAAAACACACGGATGCATCTTCAAAATTTCTCTTAACAAACCAAACAAATAGCTCCCTCCCTGCTCACCATGAAAGGTTGGCGGTAGGGTGCCTAGTGTAAGAGTTTCAAACTCAACCGCatcaattttgtattttggGATCTGCTCGGCAATTATTGGTTTTGCTATATTCTCCGCGGTCTTACAAATGGCCTGCACAAAAAAGTCAAAAACAGAACCAAACAATTAAATACAATCAAGAAACAACTAGCAAGAAAACAAGAATCAGCCatagaaatcaaaccaaacctTATCAAGGTAAGGCCACATTAATTGAATAAACCTGTTTAGCCAATCAATctacaaacacaaaaacaacataAGCAACATCATTAAAACACAAATTGCAGTTAATTTAAGCCAGGAATGCTAATCACTTACGCGATCATGGTCCGGATTTTTCACCCATAGCGGTATTTCTGGAAGCATTCGTTGCAAAGTTTCCGAGTCATGCTCTACCAATGGCCGTACCTCaggatcctaaaaaaataaaaaataaaaatccaacaataaaactaaacattagcaaaaacatatctaagaagaaaaaaacttaaattaagcatcttaatttaaaaaacctcaataaatgaaaaaaggtTAAGGGATGGTAAAATTATGTATTACCTTAACATCGGAGGGTTGGAAGTAGATGAAGAGGTAGTACCCGATGGTAAGACCCGTGGAAATCCCAACACCGAATCCACAGAAACCTAGTATTGTACTAAAGAACCccatttttctctttgattctAAAAACAACCACACACACCCTAATAATCTCTTCACAAAAAATCTATCAGAGAATTTGCATGGATAaggaaattgattttaaaaaaaatcttcttctctATTTCTCGGATCCAACActaataaatatgtattattattatgatgatgATCGATTATTTTAGAACAGGATAATCGAAAGACCGATTTATCCTTGGTTAGTTTACTGTGAGAGCATCAGAGAAGATTGAAGGGGAAGAGAAGAATAAAGTGTTGGAAGTGACGGAGAGCGGACGCCTTGGTTATAGAAACATGACGGGAGctatattttagtccttatatATTCTAACTATTTCAATCTTAATTCTTTTAGTTTGaactttccttttatttatccTGTGCTTTTCAGGAATCTCGAATGTGTTTAAATGGCTACAGAAATTAATGAAGTGGACCatttaaaaaccatttttaGTGCTTTTAGGAAGATTTAAAATCTAAGTGACGGTTATTTATTGAATGATGTGTCCTTTTCTTATTAGTTCATTATTAATTAGTCTTTCCATGATTGTAATTGTCCTTTTTCAGAATACaatcctcctccttcttctttttctccttctttcttagttaattataattaattcagggcattataattaactcaaacaattaattataatgCCCTCCCTGTATGGGAATTTATTGTTGGAGTTAAAGGAAATAtgatagatatttttaaaaaaatattttttatttgaaaatatattgaaataatattttatttagttttaaaattttatttttaatttctgcacataaaaataatccaaaaataaatagatttttttgtgtttttttattattttaatgtaccggccttaaaaataaattttaaaaaaaataaaataaaaatattatttaatatattttaaaataaaaaatactttaaaaaataattattattactgtCACATTCACTCCTTAAACTATGGCACACAACACAAGAAGCAATGAGAGTATTGATTAAATAGTTATTTGTTATTGCATTTTAAGTTGTATttagtgtattttaaaaatatattttgtaagtaaatatattaaattaatacttttttaataatgttaatgtattaatataaaaaaataaaaataaatatttatatatttaacaaaaaagtattttaaaaataataatatataccaCATTATCGCACGTTATTATTAGTTCGTATTTGAGGGAAATGGCCTGTTACGTGCAGCGAGCTTATACACGTGGGCTGGGtccataatatattaaatttggaggAGAGGACAGGAACCTTTTTGATCATGACATGTTGGAATTATCTGTGGAATAAATTTGGCAATTAGCATGTAATAAATAGTGAAATGATacagaaattttaaaaaaaatgttaaaatagcATTCTTTTGAATATCTTAGTTGAAAAccatgataaaattttaattaatattaatatctatTTAAATTCAAGGCTAACTAGTTAACCggtttgtaaataataaaattttaattaatgctaATACCTATTTAAATTTAGGACTAATCGGTTAACCGGTCGTGAGGATAATCACAAAACTGTAAAAATTAGAGCCCTGGAATAAGATTTTTGAAATCTAAATATTCAGCAGTTAGAGTAGCGATTTCATGGCTATATTAAGGAAAACAGTCTCCGAAAACtcaagtaaaaatttgagcgcaatCTAAtaatcgaatcaaaagttatggtcattTTGAGTTATCATTTAGGTTTGGTGTGACCAAACCTTTTTCTGAGCCTAAATTTATCTCATTGGTTCATAAATGCACATGTTAGGCCATCCACATTATCTTTTCGGGGTAGATCCCTGTATAGTTATGTCAGAGCCACACTTGACTGCTTAGAATCACACATAAGTTGGacaaatatgtatatttttactcgtaaaacatatttgaaagaaaaaaattcaatggtcGACTGGTTCTACAATTGTATCTAATAGGTTGGGCAACTAGCAGTTGTCGCACTTAAAAAATGCAACATGTTTGAATGTCCATATTCTAAAGCATGACAACTATCTTGTCATGTTTAGGAATAGCGATATTTAGTAAATGTTGCATTTTAAAAGCACGACAAGGTAAAAGTATGTTATTTCAcctaatctttttaaaaatgtgttACTTTGCTAGAACTTTTAgtttaatatactaatttttattttaaaaaatccaatttcaagCACCAcatcttgatttcttttcatttgtagACCTCTTTCTTACATGATTTTGTTGGTGCAAATTAACAAACAATCATCAATTAGGATAAACATTAACCAACAAAAAGCTAAAGGAGAAGGGATTTTTAGTGTACCtctcatcacaaaacactattcataaaaataatgtatttttaaaaaaatttcatcatttaatattaaccAATCAAAAACTAAAGGAGAAGAGGGTTTTATTGTACATTTCCTCATAAAGCACTATTCATTGAAATAAtacattgtttttcaattttttattaatttttttttcaattaatgttttttttttaatttcatcatttaatattaacccaaaaaaactaaaaaatgaggAGTTTTTATCATACCCCTCCTTACATAACACTGTTCATTGTAATagtactttgtttttctttttttgatttcctctcaattaatgtttttttttcatcatttaatattatatttgtttttcattgggttatcctaatctcatgaaACGAATCGTAAGTTTGACAGTTTAACTtggttgacttgtttttttaattaacttttttcctgatttcataatattaagttgattaagaattaggtttatgatttattttgtttgctttctattgagTTATTCTGACCTCAATAACAGGGAATAGTGCTTAACaagttgactcgagtcattttttgtattattttttattttttttatttttaatttcatcatttaaaattaagtcgattgagaattgagcttcataatttatttttattttcttcatacaGGGATATCTTGGTATCAATACCAAGGTTGtgagttttgatatttttaatcttgGTTAACCCAGGTCgcttttttattgtctttttaaaaggttatctcggtctcataatCCGAGTCACaggtccttcaatatttgatgtttttttattaggttgtcCTTGTCTCAAGACCCAGGTCACGGGTTTGGTAGATTGGTCTAGTTGACTCGAATTTTTATcttctcattttcatcatttaatatcatatttgatTGAGAATGAGGCTtcgtgatttattttggtttgttttttattaggttatcctaGTTTCATGACTTGGAAATAATGCTTaatgggttgacccgagttgacctggttcatttttttatgatatttaaaaaaaacttttataaattttatcatttaatattggatccAACATAGTCGATTGGgattgagattcataatttgttttgacttaCACTTTACAGGGTTGTCTCAATCTTATAGTCAGGGTCGCAAATTCagcaggttaacccgggttaaatcATTCAgtctcatcattcaacattgggctGATGaggaattaaacttcataatttattttgatttgctttgtataagattatttttatcttatgacCCAGGTCACGgctttgacaggttaactcaggttgttttttaagttcttttttatttatttttttcaatctcatccttcaacatcAGGTTGATTGGGAACAGggctttataatttatcttgatttgctttttatagggttatcatagttTCATAATCTGGGTTGACCCAAGccaattaattatattgttgtcttaacatcaaaaaatatcatcttgaaatatttttttagtcaaactatattttacaAGTTGTCTGGGTTGCTTTTGTACCCGTAAAGTTAACATTTGGGTCAACCTTtacaagatttaattttttttccgctggaaaaaaaaaacattagtgacatcttaaatttttttttacattaaatttttttttacctagcCCGCAGCTTAAATGCAGGCCAATAAACTAGTTGATTTCTATAACTTAAGtcaatgcattttattttcatggttCAGAGTGAGCAAattgtcaattttaattttcaatataaaaaattcacaagACAAGTAAATTGCATTCAACAAGATAAATTACTTTGAATATCGTTAAAGATAAAAAggttaacaaataatttaaacatgTGATTGGCAATTAATCGGTAATTGCTTTTAGTGtctttttgatattaaaattgaactgttttttgttaaaattttatttttttcttcgaaTTAATTGCATTCACCAAGATAACTTACTTTGaatataattaaagataaaaaggttaaaaatactttaacatgTGATTTGTAATTAATCAGTAATTATTTTTCGTGTTTGCTtggtattaaaattaaacttgttttttattaaaattttatttttttttaaattaatttttttagtggttttttattgttttaatatactaatatcaaaaataacaaaaatattattttaatacatttataaacaaaaaaatattttaaaaaataacttttattacaATCTAAATCACTCTTTTAGTCATCAAGACCTATGAATGCCAAAACTTTAAAGGTTTCTTAATTTGTGTGTTTAAGGTTACGGTGAgaagtctttttttaaatagtttttttatttaaaaatatattaaaatatttttatttttttaatatttaatattaatatattaaaatcataaaaaaatattaaaaaatatccatttgaaaaaaaaactaaaaatatttaaaaagtatttttaaaaagtataaaaaaagaaaaagaagcccTCACACACCCCATGGCACGGGGAGAAAAATCAACAGCCAGGATGCTGACAAGCACACAACTAAGTGGAAGCGGCCCTATGTGATCATTGCTTGCTAGACAATGGGTGCCGACATCAATTGTAGATTACCGGAATTATTTATTCCATTTGAACAGATCAGGAACAATTAGCATGGGTGTTTTCGTCTCGACGGGGGCATTTTAGTACACTTGCCGTTGGCTTCTACGTCAAGTGATAGCAAAAGGTCAAGATTTTCCTTGCTGGCCACAAGGAAAAGATTACATCAGTCAGAGAGCGGTCCTCGTTTTCTTTAATCAACTTATCAAGCTAGGTTGTCGTTGTCCTTTCCCTCTGGAGTTGCAAATcgatcccttttcttttatgatgtCCCTTTCATCTCCAACGtgaagtattttattatttttcctaggTATTTAGAGCTTGTTTGGCAGTATGATTATAGgttcttttcaaataatttttcatgccaaaatacatgtcaatgatattttttcattttttaaaaatcatttttgacatcaacacatcaaaacgatccaaaatgtacaaaccatattaaattttagtaaaaaaaaaaaattcaaattttttaagaacGCGAGTTGaatcgcgttcccaaacgttcccttATCCTGCAATGTGTTGCggctaatatgttttttttttaaatataggtaGATaggttattttgatatgattttttatataaaaatattcaaaaaataaatcataaaattaataaataaacatggatcaaaatatttaatctcataaaataaaatatttactcgtttatgtttattaaaattaataaaaaataataaaaatagaaatacatATGAAGCtaacatataagaaaaatttttcaaaataaatatttttataatataaaaattatatgtataacataaaataaaaacttcaaaaattaaataaaaaaaaatcaattcagaaAAAGCAATCACACGAATGCTATTTTCAACATGAGAGTGCATTGACACTGTAAttatatgacatcttttttttaatttatattcatttaaattttataggagTCTAGTacacgagaaaaaaaaaccaagttgttGGGATTTGGCATGGCATAATTTGATACAACTAATTATTTGATTCATGTTTTTGTTATAGactgcataaatttttttagcaaaCAAACCAATATGCATGCTTttcaaatgcttttttttttttcaaaaattcctaactaaaaataaaaaaaaattatatacatttaattaaataaatcaataattatttatattaacaaatacaaaaagatatatttaattaaacaacgcatccttttttttcacattgaattgtatttataaaacatgcatgaatcaacacataaaacaattcaatttataaatttgtttgtcGAATATGAACTTAGAAAATGTAAATCGAAgtaattatcaattatttagtctaaaaaatattttaatatttgttttctagtaCCTACAATTTGATTGCGagtattatttttcatatttacttaattgttttatttttaacatataaataaaaataaataataaaaacaaaagtaaaaaagcacaaaaatatCTGACGGGATAGAAGTAAAGAAGAAGagttttaaaaagtgaaaatcTTCACTCACTAACCCGTTTACAGTGTGATTATAACTTTCGGGCCTGTTTGagaatgtgattttttaaaattatcacattaaaataatttaaaaatatcaaaaaatattaatttaaagtaagaaaaatttaaaaaaaatgaaatttttttaaatataaaaataaaatagatggaATTGTAAACAAGACAAGGTTGAGGTCAGATTGGACATTCAAGATTTGACATGTTTCTAGGAGGTTTGAATTTCTAACACTCCTCCCTTTATTATTTCTTACACTATCTTTCTAAAGTTATTCTCCTCCCTTACAAAGCTAAATCATTCTACCACCCTTTTATCCCAAGCAAACTAACCTCTCGACAAGCTAGTCTTGGACCAGGCTGTGCCTTGTATTGAAGCATGAAATGGGCTCTCATAAAAAAAGGCTCGCCTTTATGCATTTTAAGAGCCTGGTCTCTGTATAGCAAACTTTCTATAGCTATTCTAACTCGTGcgggttgtaatttttttttaaaaaaaaaaaatattaggtgtATAAactatttcaatgtatttttttacataaaataaatttaaaatgtaaatcaAATAGTTtgtatatgtatttaattaaataaatttataagcatttatgtaaataaacaaaaataaatcactaacaataactaaaagaaaaattaagaaaatcaaaagataaatataaatcaaaatagacACATTCACCCGACTGTAtttactgaatttatttatttaaataaataaaagatagatcAACATCTAGAAAAACTTatgatttaaaagataaacacaaatgaaactaattaaataaactcaCGCTCTAAAAAAGATATCACGCAAACCGAATacattagaaatattatttaaaaataaatattttttattttaaaaaataaatttcataactacaaaactaaaaaagaattaaaataatatattgcaaaatcaaacacaaacaaaacaattaaaaaaattgtattaa
The DNA window shown above is from Populus trichocarpa isolate Nisqually-1 chromosome 4, P.trichocarpa_v4.1, whole genome shotgun sequence and carries:
- the LOC7453644 gene encoding synaptotagmin-1; the encoded protein is MGFFSTILGFCGFGVGISTGLTIGYYLFIYFQPSDVKDPEVRPLVEHDSETLQRMLPEIPLWVKNPDHDRIDWLNRFIQLMWPYLDKAICKTAENIAKPIIAEQIPKYKIDAVEFETLTLGTLPPTFHGMKVYVTDEKELIMEPCIKWAGNPNVTVAVKAFGLKATAQVVDLQVFASPRITLKPLVPSFPCFANIYVSLMEKPHVDFGLKLLGADLMSIPGLYRVVQEIIKDQVANMYLWPKTLEVPILDPAKAMKRPVGILSVKVLRAMKLKKKDLMGAADPYVKVKLTEDKLPAKKTTVKHKNLNPEWNEEFHVVVKDPESQALELRVYDWEQVGKHDKMGMNVVPLKELTPEEPKIMTLELLKNMDLNDPQNEKSRGQLMVELTYKPFKEDDVNLSFKEQVEQKAPEGTPAGGGLLLVIVHEAQDVEGKHHTNPYVRLLFRGEEKRTKHVKKNRDPRWEDEFQYTLDKPPSNEKLHVEVISTSSGIGLLHPKESLGYVDINLTDVVNNRRTNGKYHLIDSKNGQIQIELQWRPAS